From one Pseudomonas sp. B21-048 genomic stretch:
- a CDS encoding PilT/PilU family type 4a pilus ATPase yields MEIDALLQILSSRNGSDLYLSTGAPPSARFDGVLKPLADQPFKPGEVAAIAASIMDAEQRLEFDRELEMNLALSLAGVGRFRLNIFKQRNDVSIVARNIKLDIPRFEDLKLPPGLLETIMLKQGLILFVGSTGSGKSTSLAALIDYRNRHSSGHIITIEDPVEFIHRHKKSIINQREVGVDTRSFHAALKNTLRQSPDVVLIGEIRDRETMEHALAFADTGHLVISTLHAHNANQALDRVINFFPEERRTQLLHDLGNNLKAFVSQRLVRTRDGQRRAAVEIMLGTPTIGDLIRRNEFSELKGIMEKSSEAGMQTFDGALFELFAEGAIDEAEALKHADSVNNLRLRLKMHAEATPGPHTPPGEWGLMD; encoded by the coding sequence ATGGAAATCGATGCACTGTTGCAGATTCTGTCCAGCCGCAATGGCTCCGATCTTTACCTGTCCACGGGAGCGCCACCCAGCGCGCGATTCGACGGTGTGCTCAAACCCTTGGCCGATCAACCGTTCAAACCGGGAGAGGTGGCGGCCATTGCCGCGTCCATCATGGACGCCGAACAACGCCTGGAGTTCGATCGCGAACTGGAAATGAACCTGGCGCTTTCTCTGGCTGGTGTCGGGCGCTTTCGGCTCAATATCTTCAAGCAGCGCAACGATGTGTCCATCGTGGCGCGCAACATCAAACTCGACATTCCACGCTTCGAAGACCTCAAACTGCCACCTGGGCTGCTTGAAACCATCATGCTCAAACAGGGGCTGATACTGTTCGTCGGTTCGACCGGCTCAGGCAAGTCGACCTCGCTGGCGGCACTGATCGATTACCGCAACCGCCACAGCAGCGGGCATATCATCACCATCGAAGACCCCGTCGAGTTTATCCATCGGCACAAGAAATCGATCATCAATCAACGTGAGGTCGGCGTTGATACCCGCAGTTTTCATGCGGCGTTGAAAAACACCCTGCGCCAGTCGCCGGACGTGGTGCTGATCGGCGAAATTCGTGACCGCGAGACTATGGAACATGCGCTGGCGTTTGCCGATACCGGTCATCTGGTCATTTCCACTTTGCATGCGCACAACGCCAATCAGGCGCTGGACCGCGTGATCAACTTCTTTCCCGAAGAACGCCGGACGCAACTGCTCCATGACCTGGGCAACAACCTCAAGGCCTTTGTTTCCCAGCGGTTGGTGCGTACCCGCGATGGGCAACGCCGGGCGGCGGTGGAGATTATGCTGGGAACGCCGACCATCGGCGACCTGATCCGGCGCAATGAGTTTTCCGAGCTCAAGGGGATTATGGAGAAGTCGTCAGAAGCGGGGATGCAGACGTTTGATGGGGCGCTGTTCGAGCTATTTGCCGAGGGCGCGATTGATGAGGCAGAGGCGCTGAAACATGCGGATTCGGTGAACAACTTGCGCCTGCGCCTGAAAATGCACGCCGAGGCTACGCCCGGGCCCCATACCCCGCCGGGTGAATGGGGTCTGATGGACTGA
- a CDS encoding PAS domain S-box protein, which translates to MNAPSTTCDAQALIARLDWTNNPLGAADHWPQSLRTAVDIVIHSPMPMLLLWGPQLAQIYNDGFALLAGSKHPHAFGQPTHLIWPELKDFTDPIYSAVLQGQVRTYSEQRFTLQRDGQNSDFWLDLTYSPIRNESAEVAGILVTAIETNERRRIAQELEQRSAASLKAQQETEQRLQLALAATDAVGTWDWDIGEDRFIADAHFAQLHGINPAMASQLPISEYLHGVHPEDRAMIARNIKHCITHGSEYAEEYRLLQPDGQLRWVFARGRCYKDHHGRPIRFLGAALDLTERKHIEQALRQSQTELQLIINAMPILISYVDSEERFRLNNAAYLEWYGLTPQELYGRTIREVLGDEAYASRAEYIAEALKGKACSFSISAAHRDGSLRQALMNYLPRHGPDGAANGFYIFVIDETERKQTEEALRNLNETLEERVSARTQQLAEANQRLQNEMFERERAEDALRHAQKMEAVGQLTGGIAHDFNNMLTGIIGSLDLMQRYIANGRTDEIGRFTEAAVSSAHRAAALTHRLLAFSRRQSLDRKPLNANQLVHSLEDLFLRTKGDHIELKMQLTDEVWPVSTDVSQLENALLNLVINARDAMPEGGELLIETANVHLDGSDIPPLEPVRAGDYLMIAVSDNGAGMTPSVLAKAFDPFFTTKPIGQGTGLGLSMIYGFAQQSGGHVSLHSLPGQGTSVRLYLPRLHVAVPEHTLEPLNGETPAAVAGETVVLVEDDPAVRMLVLDLLNELGYHAHEAEDAKAALPLLESDLRVDLLVTDVGLPGMNGRQLAEIARQHRPGLKVLFMTGYAEKAAERQGFLEEGMDMVAKPFSIELLANKIRTMIGQAD; encoded by the coding sequence ATGAACGCACCATCGACCACCTGCGACGCCCAGGCCTTGATTGCCCGACTGGACTGGACAAATAACCCGCTGGGCGCCGCCGACCACTGGCCACAGAGCCTGCGCACCGCCGTGGACATTGTGATTCACTCGCCGATGCCGATGCTGTTGCTGTGGGGCCCACAGCTCGCGCAGATCTACAATGATGGCTTCGCTCTCCTTGCCGGCAGCAAACACCCTCACGCTTTCGGACAACCGACGCACCTGATCTGGCCAGAACTTAAAGACTTTACCGACCCGATTTACAGCGCCGTCCTACAGGGTCAGGTGCGGACCTACAGCGAGCAGCGCTTTACCTTGCAGCGCGACGGTCAGAATTCCGACTTCTGGCTGGATTTGACCTACAGCCCCATTCGCAACGAAAGCGCCGAGGTCGCCGGGATTCTGGTCACGGCCATCGAAACCAATGAGCGCCGCCGCATCGCGCAGGAACTCGAACAACGCTCCGCCGCGAGCCTCAAGGCCCAGCAGGAAACCGAGCAGCGCCTGCAACTGGCGCTGGCCGCCACCGATGCCGTCGGCACCTGGGACTGGGACATCGGCGAAGACCGATTCATCGCCGATGCCCACTTCGCTCAATTGCATGGCATCAATCCGGCCATGGCCAGTCAATTGCCCATCAGCGAATACCTCCACGGCGTGCACCCGGAAGATCGCGCCATGATTGCCCGCAACATCAAGCACTGCATCACCCATGGCAGCGAGTACGCCGAGGAATATCGCTTGCTGCAGCCCGACGGCCAATTGCGTTGGGTGTTTGCCCGAGGCCGCTGCTATAAGGACCATCATGGTCGGCCCATCCGTTTCCTTGGCGCAGCACTCGATCTGACGGAACGCAAACACATCGAACAGGCTTTGCGCCAGAGCCAGACCGAGCTGCAACTGATCATCAACGCCATGCCGATCCTGATCAGTTACGTCGACAGCGAGGAGCGCTTTCGCCTGAACAATGCCGCCTATCTGGAATGGTACGGCCTGACGCCCCAGGAGCTTTACGGCCGCACCATCCGCGAAGTGCTGGGCGACGAAGCCTATGCCTCACGCGCCGAATACATTGCCGAGGCGCTGAAAGGCAAGGCCTGCAGTTTCAGCATCAGCGCCGCGCACCGCGACGGCAGCCTCCGTCAGGCCTTGATGAACTACCTGCCCCGTCATGGCCCGGACGGCGCGGCAAATGGTTTTTACATCTTCGTAATCGACGAAACCGAGCGCAAACAGACCGAGGAAGCCCTGCGCAATCTCAACGAAACCCTTGAAGAACGCGTCAGCGCCCGCACTCAGCAATTGGCCGAAGCCAACCAGCGACTGCAGAACGAGATGTTCGAACGCGAGCGCGCCGAAGACGCCTTGCGGCACGCGCAGAAAATGGAAGCGGTGGGACAACTCACCGGCGGCATCGCCCATGACTTCAACAACATGCTCACCGGGATCATCGGCAGCCTCGATTTGATGCAGCGCTACATTGCCAATGGTCGCACTGACGAGATCGGTCGTTTTACCGAAGCCGCGGTGTCCTCGGCCCACCGCGCCGCCGCCCTGACCCATCGCCTGCTGGCGTTCTCCCGGCGTCAGTCGCTGGATCGCAAGCCGCTGAATGCCAACCAGCTGGTGCATTCCCTGGAAGATTTGTTCCTCCGAACCAAGGGCGACCACATCGAGCTCAAAATGCAACTGACCGATGAAGTCTGGCCGGTCAGTACTGACGTCAGCCAACTGGAAAACGCTCTGCTCAACCTGGTCATCAATGCCCGGGATGCGATGCCCGAAGGCGGCGAGCTGCTGATTGAAACCGCCAATGTTCACCTCGACGGTAGCGACATCCCCCCCCTGGAACCGGTCAGGGCCGGGGATTACCTGATGATTGCCGTCAGTGACAACGGCGCCGGTATGACCCCGTCAGTGTTGGCCAAGGCCTTCGACCCGTTCTTCACCACCAAACCCATCGGCCAGGGCACCGGTCTTGGGCTGTCGATGATCTATGGCTTCGCCCAGCAGTCGGGCGGGCACGTCAGCCTTCACAGCCTGCCGGGCCAAGGCACCAGCGTTCGTCTGTATTTGCCACGGCTCCACGTCGCGGTGCCAGAGCACACTCTGGAACCGCTCAACGGCGAAACACCGGCAGCGGTGGCCGGTGAAACCGTGGTGTTGGTGGAAGACGATCCGGCGGTGCGCATGCTGGTGCTCGACCTGCTTAATGAATTGGGTTATCACGCCCATGAAGCCGAAGACGCGAAGGCCGCCCTGCCCTTGCTGGAGTCCGACCTGCGAGTCGATCTGCTGGTGACCGATGTCGGGCTGCCGGGTATGAACGGTCGGCAACTGGCGGAAATCGCGCGTCAGCATCGCCCGGGTCTGAAGGTGCTGTTCATGACCGGTTATGCGGAAAAAGCCGCCGAACGCCAGGGTTTCCTGGAAGAAGGCATGGACATGGTGGCCAAACCTTTTTCCATTGAGCTGTTGGCCAACAAGATTCGCACGATGATCGGCCAAGCGGACTGA
- a CDS encoding peptidylprolyl isomerase, translated as MKAQARHILVKTSEEAEQLKQRIAKGEAFDVLAKKYSTCPSGKRGGDLGEVRPGQMVGVIDAVIFKKPLRVVHGPIKSKFGYHLVQVFYRD; from the coding sequence ATGAAAGCCCAAGCCCGCCATATCCTGGTGAAAACCTCGGAAGAAGCCGAGCAGCTCAAACAACGCATCGCCAAGGGCGAAGCCTTCGATGTGCTGGCCAAGAAATACTCCACCTGCCCGTCCGGAAAACGCGGCGGCGACCTGGGCGAAGTACGGCCCGGGCAGATGGTCGGCGTGATCGATGCGGTGATCTTCAAAAAACCACTGCGGGTGGTGCATGGGCCGATCAAGAGCAAGTTCGGGTATCACCTGGTGCAGGTGTTTTACCGGGATTGA
- a CDS encoding co-chaperone YbbN has translation MSSMTTHPTMAAVYRKALKTWRPVILYFGSQHCPACEMAGPVFRQIAEPYRHHAQIYMLNTSESPKHPDVTGTPTVLFYKDGKLLKKLKGIGTRETLEDNFKKHIGKVRPKQVAHKPRHDLPWLQKTFSTLCTAPRARELLNARMSHILVV, from the coding sequence ATGAGCTCGATGACCACCCACCCGACCATGGCTGCGGTCTACCGCAAGGCGCTGAAAACCTGGCGCCCGGTGATCCTGTATTTCGGCAGCCAACACTGTCCTGCCTGCGAAATGGCCGGGCCGGTTTTTCGTCAGATTGCAGAGCCCTATCGGCATCACGCGCAAATCTACATGCTCAACACCAGCGAATCGCCCAAGCATCCGGATGTCACCGGCACACCCACCGTGCTGTTTTACAAGGACGGGAAGTTGCTGAAGAAGCTCAAAGGAATTGGAACCCGGGAAACTCTGGAAGACAACTTCAAAAAGCACATCGGCAAGGTCAGGCCCAAGCAGGTTGCCCACAAACCCCGCCACGATTTGCCGTGGTTGCAGAAAACCTTCAGCACTTTATGCACCGCGCCTCGGGCACGGGAGTTGTTGAATGCACGGATGAGTCATATTTTAGTCGTCTGA
- a CDS encoding phospholipase D-like domain-containing protein, with protein sequence MRVLARNDQDDFRVKAYAGTNGVLLAIDVAEHRRKGLLGFAIEKQQGSKPWLFLFNSLTFPGKAHTFPQFHATPSDTAPLQKFRWADYAVNPGVTIHYRVHLAYGTADAPQLGECLEVTVSTDNGLPKGQNVIFNRAVAASQAFQRKFADVDALLSVNKKLPIEEWPDAPRQWLENGLLARLLGFIERAEDGEWALDIAIYEYQLQVIVDAVNAAFERGVKLRVLYHAQPDEDTTALNEASLEKIPAANKRGRVTHNIFHNKFMVLSRLDAAGQHQPEAVLCGSTNFTANGVYRQANVVHVLDDARIGASYLQTFEQVWAAPADVGATREWLTENNPMQPDQALFAGFSPRSGQGDLREFVEIIESAKKDLLFVTAFTLPDEILNALLGQPHDDILRYGLQNTVSSITGFHADRTAEFAATALLNTGLEGWLKENMKGQKGNLLVHTKAIVVDFTSDSPTIISGSHNLSEAASNGNDENYLIIRGDTDLADRYGLELLRFYEHYRFRYFAKKLQLKQVRPLAVDDSWTDDYYLEGDLRMLSRLRFAGR encoded by the coding sequence ATGCGCGTTTTAGCCCGCAACGATCAGGACGATTTTCGCGTCAAAGCCTACGCCGGCACCAACGGTGTGTTGCTGGCCATCGACGTGGCCGAACACCGTCGCAAAGGTCTGCTGGGTTTCGCCATCGAAAAACAGCAAGGCAGCAAACCCTGGCTGTTTCTGTTCAACAGCCTGACCTTCCCCGGCAAGGCTCATACGTTCCCCCAGTTTCACGCCACCCCCAGCGATACCGCGCCATTGCAGAAATTTCGCTGGGCCGATTACGCGGTCAATCCGGGCGTGACGATCCATTATCGGGTTCACTTGGCCTATGGCACCGCTGATGCGCCACAACTGGGTGAATGCCTGGAAGTGACGGTCAGCACCGACAATGGCCTGCCCAAAGGTCAAAACGTCATTTTCAATCGGGCGGTGGCCGCCAGTCAGGCTTTCCAGCGCAAGTTCGCCGACGTTGATGCGCTGCTCAGCGTCAACAAGAAACTACCCATCGAAGAATGGCCCGACGCCCCACGGCAATGGCTGGAAAATGGTCTGCTCGCACGCTTGCTGGGGTTCATCGAACGGGCCGAGGATGGCGAGTGGGCGCTGGACATTGCGATCTACGAATACCAGTTGCAGGTGATCGTCGATGCGGTGAACGCTGCCTTTGAGCGCGGCGTAAAGCTTCGGGTTCTGTACCACGCCCAGCCGGACGAAGACACCACGGCGCTGAACGAAGCTAGCCTGGAAAAAATCCCGGCGGCGAACAAGCGTGGGCGAGTCACTCACAACATCTTTCACAACAAGTTCATGGTCCTGAGTCGGCTCGACGCAGCGGGGCAGCATCAGCCCGAGGCGGTACTCTGCGGCAGTACCAACTTCACAGCTAACGGTGTTTATCGTCAGGCTAACGTTGTGCATGTGCTGGACGATGCCCGAATCGGCGCCAGTTACCTGCAAACCTTCGAGCAGGTCTGGGCTGCACCGGCGGACGTCGGCGCCACACGGGAATGGCTCACGGAAAACAATCCGATGCAGCCGGACCAGGCGTTGTTCGCAGGGTTCTCACCGCGCTCGGGCCAGGGCGACTTACGTGAGTTCGTAGAAATCATCGAGTCAGCCAAAAAAGACCTGTTGTTTGTCACTGCGTTCACCTTGCCGGACGAAATACTCAACGCCTTGCTCGGCCAGCCCCACGACGACATCTTGCGTTACGGCTTGCAAAACACCGTCAGCAGCATCACCGGTTTCCACGCTGACCGCACCGCCGAATTCGCCGCCACCGCGCTGCTCAATACCGGCCTGGAAGGCTGGCTTAAGGAAAACATGAAAGGCCAGAAGGGCAACCTGCTGGTGCACACCAAAGCCATCGTCGTCGACTTCACCAGCGACTCACCGACCATCATCAGCGGCAGCCACAACCTTAGTGAAGCGGCCAGTAACGGCAATGACGAAAACTACCTGATCATCCGTGGTGACACCGACCTGGCCGATCGTTACGGCCTGGAACTGCTGCGTTTTTACGAGCATTACCGATTCCGCTACTTTGCAAAGAAGCTGCAACTCAAGCAGGTCCGGCCGTTGGCGGTGGATGACAGCTGGACCGATGATTATTACCTCGAAGGCGATTTGCGCATGTTGTCGCGGTTGCGCTTTGCCGGACGATAA
- a CDS encoding VWA domain-containing protein codes for MNWPGTLLNGRPRQRDDVLFHLRTRSPHELWLVIVDASASTRRHQALSDAKGLLAQLFDDAYRQRARLALLTASGHVPKWQVQGLKASAGLRDWLDGLGAGGGTPMLAALGEAGRWLAARQKRFPAEQQRLLLVTDGRVKEWSTLPALDCPGLLIDIERGPIHLGRAKVLAAQLQVDYRHIDELISG; via the coding sequence ATCAATTGGCCCGGCACTTTACTCAATGGCCGACCGCGTCAACGCGACGATGTGCTGTTTCACCTGCGCACTCGCTCCCCACACGAACTGTGGCTGGTGATCGTCGACGCCTCGGCCTCGACCCGGCGTCATCAGGCGCTGAGCGATGCCAAGGGGTTGCTGGCACAACTGTTCGACGACGCCTATCGGCAGCGTGCGCGGCTGGCTTTGCTGACTGCCAGTGGTCATGTGCCGAAGTGGCAGGTGCAAGGGTTGAAAGCCTCCGCGGGCTTGCGCGACTGGCTCGACGGGCTCGGTGCCGGCGGCGGCACGCCGATGCTGGCGGCGCTGGGTGAAGCAGGGCGTTGGCTGGCGGCACGGCAAAAGCGCTTTCCGGCAGAGCAGCAACGGCTGTTGCTGGTGACGGATGGGCGGGTGAAGGAATGGTCAACATTGCCGGCGCTGGATTGCCCGGGGCTGCTGATCGACATTGAGCGCGGACCGATTCATCTTGGCCGGGCAAAGGTGTTGGCGGCACAGCTGCAGGTTGATTATCGGCATATCGATGAGCTGATTTCAGGTTGA